Sequence from the Flavobacterium sp. J372 genome:
GATTGGCCCCGCCATGATTGTCAGCAGGTTATAAATAAAAAGCATACAGGCTGAATTGTTGTGCTAAAATACGCACTTTAAATCATTTTCATTGGGAGCGGCGCATATAATTAGTAGTTTTGCCATTGCAAAATACAATGTGCACTATGAACAAAATACAGATGGTTGACCTTAAGGGCCAATATGAGAGCATAAAAGAAACAGTAAATAACTCCATCCAGGAAGTGCTGGATACCACAACATATATTAACGGGCCGCAGGTTCATTCTTTTCAAAAAAACCTTGAAGACTATCTTGATTGCAAGCATGTGATTCCGTGTGCTAACGGGACTGATGCATTGCAGATTGCCATGATGGGCCTTGGCCTTCAGCCCGGTGATGAGGTTATTACCGCCGACTTCACTTTTGCCGCTACTGTTGAAGTGATCGCTTTGTTACAGCTTACCCCAGTTTTGGTTGATGTTGAGCCGGATACTTTCAATATTTCGATAGAAGCCATTAAAAAAGCCATCACCCCAAAAACAAAAGCTATCGTTCCGGTACACCTTTTCGGGCAGGCCGCCGATATGGAAGAGATCATGGCGCTGGCAAAGGAGCACAACCTCTATGTAATTGAAGATAATGCACAGGCTATTGGCGCTAATTATAAATATGCTGACGGCTCTAAAAAGAAAGCCGGTGTAATAGGCCATGTGGCTTCTACATCATTTTTCCCATCAAAAAACCTGGGATGCTATGGCGATGGCGGTGCAATCTTCACTAATGATGATGCACTGGCACACACCCTCCGCGGCATTGTAAACCACGGCATGTATGTGCGTTACCACCATGACGTTGTAGGCGTAAACTCAAGGCTGGATAGTATTCAGGCGGCGGTGCTTAATGCTAAGCTACCCCACCTTGACAATTACAATAAAGCCAGGCAGGAAGCAGCAGCAAAATATACTAATGCACTGAGTAATCATCCTAACATTGTTACGCCGTTTGTTAAAGGCGACACTGACAGCCATGTATTCCATCAGTATACTCTTAGGATTGTGAACGCTAATCGTGACGGGCTTATGCAGCACCTGCTTGAGAAAGGTATACCTTGTGCTATTTACTACCCTATACCGCTGCACAGCCAGAAGGCCTACGCCGACAGCAGGTACAATGAGAGTGACTTCCCGGTTACAAACCAACTGGTAAAAGAAGTTATTTCCCTGCCAATGCATACCGAACTTGATGATGAACAGATAGCTTTCATCACCGGCAGTATACTGGAATTCCTGAAATAATTTGCATATAAACCACACCTAAATACACCAATATGAAAATTTTAATTACAGGAGGCCTCGGCTTTATAGGGTCGCACACAGCGGTAGAGCTACAAAAAGAAGGATTTGATGTTGTTATCATTGATGACCTTTCGAACTCATCGGAAAAAGTACTTGAGGGCATTACGGCTATTACAGGTAAAAAACCGATTTTTGAGAAGATGGACCTTCGGGACAAAAAATCTGTTGAAGATTTTTTTGGAAAACACAATGACATTACCGGCGTTATCCATTTTGCGGCATCTAAAGCGGTAGGTGAAAGTGTTGAGAATCCGCTCCTGTATTATGAAAATAACATAAGCGCATTAGTCTACCTTTTGCAGCAATTGCAGAAGAAAGAAAAAGCGCAATTCATTTTCAGTTCTTCATGCACGGTTTACGGCCAGGCGGAAAAAATGCCTATAACTGAAGATGCCCCTGTGCAGCAGGCTATGTCTCCATACGGTAATACTAAACAGATTGGTGAAGAAATAATAAGTGATGTTGCAAAAGTTAGCGGCATCAATGCCATATTGCTGCGGTACTTCAATCCGGTTGGGGCTCACGAGTCAGTTGAAATCGGAGAACTGCCACTTGGAGTTCCACAAAATCTTATCCCTTTCATTACACAAACAGCTATCGGGCTGCGTGAACAACTTTCTGTTTTTGGCGATGACTACCCTACCCCTGACGGAACTGCAATACGCGACTACATTCATGTGGTTGACCTTGCGAAAGCCCACGTTACAGCCCTAAAGAGGTTGATAGACAGTAAAAATACCGATAAGGTAGAAGTATTCAACTTGGGTACAGGCAAAGGAAATTCTGTGCTTGAAGTGGTAAAAGCTTTTGAAAAAGTAAGCGGAAAACCTTTGAACTACAAAATCGTTGGTCGCCGCGAAGGTGACATAACTGAAGCATACGCCGACACTACAAAAGCAAATGACGTTTTAGGCTGGAAGGCAGAATTAACGCTAGAAGATGCGCTTGCCTCGGCTTGGAAATGGGAACAAAAAATAAGAAGCTAATAAAAAGGGACCTGATTAAGGTCCCTTTTGTATTTCTGTATAAATTATTTGGCCGTTATGCTCAAGCTGTGTGATATGCTTTATAGATCCGTCGGCATCAAGTAAGGCCCAGTAATCAGGATATTTTATCGTTACTTCTTTACCTTCAAGATCATTTTTAAGTTTGGTAAGGCTAAGTCCGTTTTCCAATCCGCGATTGATATAAAATAAGCGCTTTTCTCCTTTAATGCTGAATACGGCATCTTTCACTCCACCTTCATAAATATTAGAAACAATACCTCTTACAACCAGGCATTCGCTTTCGTCATCAGGTGTTGGTACGGTGCTAAAAGCTAATAAAACTATTCCAACAACTGCCAAGGCAGATATACCAAGAAGAATTGGTTTCGCTTTCATAAAGTAATAGCTTGGTTATAATGTAATAACCTTACAATTGTGAAAATATTATATCGCCGCCGCAGAAGTCTGCGCTTCTTTAACAATTTTCTTCACAAGCCCCTGCAGTACATTACCCGGGCCAACTTCAATAAATTCTGTAGCGCCGTCAGCAACCATGTTTTGCACGCTTTGTGTCCATTTTACCGGCGCTGTAAGCTGTATGATAAGATTCTTCTTAATTTCATCTGCATCGCTTACAGCTGTTGCCAGCACATTCTGGTACACCGGGCAAACAGGGTTTTTAAAAGTAGTTTGCTCAATGGCTGCAGCAAGCTCTTCACGGGCAGGCTCCATCATGGGTGAGTGGAATGCCCCGCCTACCGGAAGTATAAGCGCTCTTTTTGCTCCTGCCGCTTTCAACGCTTCGCAGGCCAGCTCAACAGCTGTTGTCTCGCCTGAAATTACCAACTGGCCGGGGCAGTTATAGTTTGCGGCAACAACAATGCCTTCAACGCCTTCACACACATCTTCAACAACCTTATCTTCAAGGCCCAGTACTGCAGCCATAGTAGACGGTGTTATTTCGCAAGCCTTTTGCATTGCAAGCGCACGCTGGCTTACCAGCTTAAGACCATCTTCAAAGCTTAGTGCACCCGCGGCAACAAGTGCAGAAAATTCGCCCAGTGAATGCCCTGCTACCATATCAGGTTTAAAGCTGTCGCCCATAGTAAGAGCCAGGATAACCGAATGCAGGAATACTGCAGGTTGTGTAACTTTTGTTTCCTTTAGCTGGTCGGCTGTACCGTCAAACATTATATCTGTAATGCGGAACCCTAATATATCGTTAGCTTTTTCAAAAAGTTCTTTTGCTGTGGCAGATGAATCATAAAGATCTTTGCCCATTCCTGTAAACTGGGCGCCCTGCCCTGGGAATACATATGCTTTCATTTGTTTTGGTGTTTAGTTCGGAAAACAAAAATAGGTTTTTTTCCAGCAGGAGATGATTTTGCGATAACATTTAGATTGAGACATAAAAAAAGTCCAGGCATTAGATGTCTGGACTTTCAATATTAGCCGGATATGACTAATTATGCGTTTCTGGTAGCAGAGTATTGCGGTGCAGCCTGCTCGGTTGGTGTGGTTACAATACAGCGCCTTTTGTTGCAGCCGTACCTTTTAGGCCCGCATGATGCTAATAATAACACAGCGGCGCCGAAAGCAAAAAAGTATTTCCTCTTCATCAATCAGTTGTTTCCATTATTTATGCAAAGGTAATGCCAAATGCTATTTTATTGAAAATGTTGCTGTTAAAGTTTATGCCAGGTCGGCTGATAAGCTGTTTGCCTGCATTTTCTTGAGTTGTTCAAGATAGTTGCGTTCATTGCTGAGGCGAGGTATTTTGTGCTGGCCACCAAGTTTATCTTCAGCCTTGAGCCAGTCATAAAAAAGGCCGGGCCGCGCAACATTCAATACCAGCGGATTCAACGTCATGTTGTTGTAGCGTTTGGCTTCATAATCAGAATTTACTTCCTGCAATGCCTCGTCAAGCGACTGCCTGAATGCTTCCGCGCTGGCGGGAGGTGTTACAAACTCAACAATCCACTCGTGTGCTCCCTTTTCACGCCCTTCCATAAAAACAGGAGCCACAGTATAATCTTTAATTTCGCAATTATGGATGGCACATGCCTTTGCCAAAGCTTTATCGGTATTTTCCACCATCAACTCTTCACCAAAAACATTTATATGGTGCTTGGTCCTTCCCGTAATTTTAATGCGGTATGGATTGATGGATGTAAACCTTACCGTATCACCAATCATGTAGCGCCACAGACCTGCATTGGTAGTAATAACAATAGCGTAATTTTTATTTAGTTCCACATCGGCAAGGCGTATAACTTTTTGGTCTGGTGTACCAAATGTATCCATAGGGATAAACTCGTAGAAAATGCCGTAATCCAGCATCAGCAACAGTTCATCGCTGCCATTGATATCCTGTATAGCAAAGAAACCTTCCGATGCGTTGTAAATTTCATAGTACTTAAAGTCAGCTTTGGGCAATATCTTTTTGTATTGCTGCCTATAAGGCTCAAAACTTACGCCCCCATGAAAATACACCTCAACATTTGGCCATATTTCGGTAAGGTCACACTTGCCTGTTTCTTCCAGTATTTTGTTCAGCAGCACCAGCATCCATGAAGGTACACCTGCAAAACTGGTAACATTCTCGGTCATTGTCTCCTTAATGATAGCAGGTATCTTAGCTTCCCACTCACTCATTAATGACACCTTATTGCTCGGCGTACTGCTGAATTCAGCCCAAATAGGCATATTGTCAATCAGTATTGCCGAAAGGTCTCCGAAGAAGGTATTATTGTCTTCATACAGCTGCTTGCTTCCACCAAGCCTCAGGCTCTTACCCGTAAAAAGCTGGCTGTCTTCATTATTGTTAAGGTACAGGCACAAAAGGTCTTTACCTGCTTTATAGTGGCAATCTTCAAGCGCTTCGTAACTTACGGGTATAAACTTGCTTTTGGCATTGGTAGTACCGCTTGATTTGGCAAACCATTTAATCTGCGTAGGCCAGAAAACATTTTGCTCACCCTTGCGGGTCTGTTCAATCATAGGCTCGAGATCTTCGTAAGTTGAAACCGGCACCCGCTCTGCAAATGAAACATAACTGCGAATTGAAGGATAATCGTACTTGCGCCCCTGTACTGTATTTTCAGCAGTGCGCAACAGGCTCAGCAGCAATTCTTCCTGCACCTCATGAGGATATTTCAAAAACAATTCTATCTGGTGGATACGTTTTTTGAGAATCCATGAAGCTATCGAATTGATGATTGCCAACGCCATATTTATTATCTTTACGCCTATAAAAATAGTAATTTTTCCATGCAATACGAGGGGGTTTTAACAAAAATGCAGACAGAATTGGGAACTCCCATACAGTACTACATTGTTTTTGAAAGCAGTTTCATCAACGTTAACCAATTACTGGGCAAAGAGATGGAAATTGCATTTATGGGATACCAGTGCCTGCATTGCAGCAAAAAAAAGAAAATTTACCGACAGGGCTATTGCTATGACTGTTTCTATGTTATACCGGCAGCGGGTGACTGGATTATGCGCCCAGAGCTTAGCAAGGCACACCTTGATATTGCCGACCGTGACCTGGAATATGAAAAGAAAGCACAGCTGCAGCCACATATTGTGTACCTGGCTTCGGCAAGCGACATGAAAGTTGGCGTAACCCGTAAAACACAAGTGCCGACAAGATGGATAGACCAGGGCGCCAGCCAGGCGATACCTCTGGTTGAAGTACCTAACCGCTACCTTGCAGGCGTTACGGAGGTTGCGCTGAAAAACCACTTTTCCGACAAGATAAACTGGAAAAAAATGCTGCTGAATGAGGTGTCGCCTATTGACCTTTTCGAGCGCCGGAAATTCGTGCAGCCGCTTATACCGGAAGAAGTTGCTGCATTTTATGAGCAAACTGAGGAAAAGCTATACAACCTTAACTATCCCGTGCTGGAATATCCTAAAAAAATTACAAGCCTTAATATTGTAACTACTCCGGTTTATAATGGAAAGCTCACTGGCATCAAGGGCCAATATCTGATTTTTGAAGACGGCACCGTATTCAATGTGAGGTCATTTGAAGGTTTTGGCGTAAGGATAAGCGTATAAGCCACAGCTATTTTACAGAATTCCTGAAGCTGACTTCCTTTGGTGAAAACTAATATCAAATCTTACAATAGTTTAGCCGTAACTGTAACAATAATTGTATTTTTGGCACTTATCTGTTAAAAATAAATAGTTAGTTATATGCAGTTTTTAAAGAATGTACTTTCAACAATAGTAGGGCTGTTCCTGTTTTGTTTCCTGTTCTTCATTTTCATCGTGCTGATAGGTGTTGCCGTGGGCAGCAGCGGAAGTGAAGATGTTGTTGCCGTAAAAGATAATTCTGTGATTGAGCTGAACATTGCCGAAGTAACCAATGATTACGGCGGTAAATTTTCTTATCCTGAATTCAGTTTTCTTGACGATGAGCCGAAAGACGGCTTAATCGATATATTAGATGCTATAGATGCTGCCAAAACCGACAGTAAGATAAAAGGCATATCTATCACTAACAGCACCGCTGCTCTTGGCATGGCCCAAATGAAAGCGCTTCGTGACAAGCTTGAAGAATTTAAGAAATCAGGCAAGTTTGTTGTAGCCTATTCCGACTCTTACTCACAGGCAGATTACTACCTCAACTCGGTTGCCGATACGCTTTACCTGAACCCTATTGGTGAAGTCGATTTTAAAGGCCTTTCAAGCGAAGTGATGTTCTTTAAAGACTTCCAGGAAAAATCAGGCATTAAAATGGAAGTGATACGCCACGGCAAGTACAAAAGTGCCGTTGAGCCTTTCCTGAGCAACGAAATGAGCCCTGAAAACAGGGAGCAGCTTACAACGCTGCTCAATTCCATTTGGACATCGGTTTCTACAGACATCTCAAAAAGCCGTAACATACCGCTAGACCAGGTTAATAACATTGCCACCAACCTATCGGCCCGCACAGCTGATATGGCAAAATCGGTTAAACTTGTAGATAAGCTTGGCTATGAAGATGAATACCGCAATGGCATACGCAAAGCACTGAAAGTAAAGAAAGACGAGGACTATAATACAATTGAAATACTTGATTATGTAAAGTCTGGTTCAGTAGCCGCGGCAAAGAGCAGTCTTGGTGACCGTATTGCTGTAATATATGCTCAGGGTGAGATTACCGGCGGCGAAGGCGACATCAACGTTATTGGTGAGGGCGCCATGCGTGAATCGCTTAAAAAAGCACGTGAAGACAAAAATGTGAAAGCCATTGTACTGCGTGTGGATTCACCGGGCGGAAGCGCAATGACAAGCGAACTCATCTGGAGAGAGATAGAGCTTACTAAAAAGAAAAAGCCGGTTGTGGTATCAATGGGTAACCTGGCAGCTTCAGGCGGATACTATATATCATGCAACGCCGACAGGATATTTGCCGAGGCCAGCACCATCACAGGCTCTATTGGCGTATTTGGCGTATTGCCGAACCTTACGCAATTAAGCAACAAAGTAGGCATACACACAGAAGAGGTAAGCACACATGCCAATGCCTCAGGTTACAGCGTATTCTCGCCTCTTAAAGATAATACCCGTGCCTATGTTCAGGAAAGTGTTGAGAACATTTACAAAACCTTTGTGAGCCGGGTTATGGCGGGCCGCAAGATGACTTTTGAGCAGGTTGACGCCATAGGCCAGGGTCGTGTTTGGGCAGGATCAGACGCGCTTAAAATAGGTTTGGTAGACGAAATAGGCGGGCTTGATGCTGCTATAAAACACGCTGCCAAACTTGGTAAGACAACAAAATATTCTACCAAAGCATACCCACAGTTTGAGCGTGATCTCAGCAAATATTTTTCTAACCTAAGCGGGCTGCCTTTTGCAAAAACTAAGGAGGAGTTTATTAAAGAAGAAGTTGGCGCAGAGAACTATCGGGTGATTGAACGCATACGCCGTACTACACAACGCCGGGGCGCACAGCTTATACTGCCTTATGAAATAAACATTAAGTAACAGCCGTTATTTATGTAATACGGCTATAAAGCCGTATCTTAGCAAAAAAGCATACCATGGTTAAGAAGATTTTGAAATGGACCGGCATCACCCTGCTGGTCCTGATTATACTCCTGGCTGTAACGCCTTTCCTATTCAAAGACAAGATTAAAAGCATGATTGCCAAGGCTATCAACGAGCAGGTTGATGCCACTGTGGCATTTGAAGACGTCAGCCTCAGTTTGTTTAAGAGCTTTCCGCAGGCGAATGTTACCATTGATAAGCTAAGCATCATAAACAAAGCGCCGTTTGCCGGAGACACGTTGGTGTACATGGGCGAGATGAACCTTAAGATGTCGGTTAAGGAACTATTTAAGGGGGAGAGCGAACCGATGAACCTTGAATCATTTACTACCAAAAACGGTGTTGTAAACATCCTTTTCAATAAAGATGGCCTGGGCAATTTTGATATTGCACTGAAAGACCAGCCAGAAGAGCCGGGCAGCGGCGAGAGTAAGCCGTTTGCACTGAATGTACAGAATTATGCTGTAGAAAACCTCCGCTTTAAGTATTATGACGAGCGCAGCAAAATGAAAGTGGTTATTGACAGCCTTAATCATGAGGGCAAAGGTAATTTCGCTGCAAGCAAGCTTGATCTTGATACCCATACCACAGCAAAGCTGACCATGGATATGGACAAGACCAACTATATGCGCAACGTAGTGCTGAAGCTGGATGCTGTGCTTGGCCTTGACCTTGACAAAGGCATCTATACTTTCAAAGACAATAAGGCAATGATTAACCAGTTGCCTTTAGAATTCAACGGGAGCCTTGGGCTTCTGGAAGCAGGCCAGCAGTTTGACCTCACATTTAAAACCCCTACCTCATCATTCAAGAACTTTCTGGGCCTAATCCCTGAAGCCTACTCGGGCAGTATTGCCAATGTGAAGACAGAGGGTGATTTTACCATCAACGGCAAAGTGAACGGCATGATGACTGAAACTACTGTGCCGAAGTTTAATATCGCCATAGCTTCCAATAACGCGTCATTTAAATATCCGGATCTACCCAAGTCAATTAACAACATCGTCATTGATACTAAAATCATCAATGAAAGCGGTGTGATGAATGACACGTATGTGAATTTAGACAAGCTTTCATTCCGGATAGACCAGGATGTTTTTGATGCCAGCGCCAATATTAAAAATGTGGTAGAGAATCCGCTGGTTGATGCTAAACTTAAAGGCACCATCAACCTGAATAATTTTGCGAAAGCGTATCCGGTGAAGCTTGATGTGCCGCTATCAGGCATGCTAAAGGCCGATGTAGAAACGAAATTTGACATGCAGGCTGTTGAAAAAGAGCAGTATGAGAAAATCGACAACCGCGGCAGCATGAGCCTATCAGGGTTTACGTATTCTGGCGAAGGCATGGCGAAGCCGGTTGTTATCAATAACGCTTCGGTACGTTTTAACCCGAGCCGTGTAACGCTTGAGCAATTTAATGCCAAAACCGGCTCGAGCGACATTGCTTTAACGGGCACGCTTGATAATTTTTATGGCTTTATCTTTAAAGACCAGGTGCTGAAGGGCAACTTCAACATGAATGCCAACCAGCTTATCGTAGCGGACTTTATGGCGCCTGAAACAGCCAAAACCACAACTAAAACCGGTGACGGCGAAAAGAAAACCACAACAGTAAAAAAATCTGACGCTGTGAAAATACCGGCGTTTCTTGACTGTACTATCACTGCAAAAGCCAATACTGTGGTTTATGACAACCTGAACCTGAAGGATGTTTCGGGCAGGATGATCATCAGGGACGAAGCCGTGAAGCTGGAGAACCTGAAGACATCAATTTTTGGCGGGCTTATTTCAGCAAGCGGTAATGTTTCAACGAAAGGTAAAACTCCTACATTCAGTATGGACCTATCACTGAATAAAGTTGACATCAACCAGTCGTTCACGCAGCTCGACATGCTTAAGTCTATAGCCCCTATTGCTGATGTAATTAACGGCAAACTCACATCAACTATCAACGTTGCGGGTAACCTCGACGCAAAAGAAATGACACCTGACCTGAATTCGCTTACGGGTAATTTATTGGGGCAGCTGCTGTCTACAACCGTTAACGAGAAAAATTCTAAACTCTTAAATTCACTTGACTCACACCTGAAATTCATCGACCTGAGCAAACTCAATCTTAATGACCTGAAAGCTGCCCTGACTTTTAAAGATGGTAAAGTGAATATTGCACCATTCAATTTAAAATATCAGGATATAGCAATTAAAGTTGGCGGGCAGCACGGCTTCGACCAGTCTATGAATTATAATATCAACTTTGATGTGCCTGCTAAGTATCTCGGTTCAGATGTTAACAAACTCTTAAATAGTTTATCCCCGGGTGAGGCAAGTAAGATATCTGTTCCTGTAAATGCAATCCTGACCGGTACGTTCAAAAATCCGAAAATCAGTACTGATGTTTCACAAACTGTTACCAACCTTACCACCCAACTGGTAAAACAGCAAAAAGATAAATATGTAAAACAAGGCGCATCAGCCCTGGAGAACCTCATCAAAGGAAATAAAAGCGGCAGTAACAATCAGTCACAAACCACCGACACTACTAAAACCGCTATTCCGAAAACAAATCAGGAGGCTAAAAAACAAGCTGAAGAAGCCCTGAAGAATACTGTAAATAAGTCTGTACGGGATCTTTTTAAGAAAAAGGAGAAAAAAGAAGAATAAGATTATGTGCTGGCCAATACCCAGGCACATTATTCTGCGCCATTTGCGAAATGTTTCTTTATTTTGCACCTGATGAAATTTCAGAGCACCGCACACTTATCACTTGGCAGCAATAGGGGCAACAGGCAGCAGCAACTGGCTGATTGTGTAGATTATATACACAATCATGTGGCTACTGTGGTAAAAGTTTCAGGGATTTACAGTTCTCCTGCCTGGGGCTTTGAGAGCGATGAGTTTTACAATTGTGCCATTACCATTCATACATTTAAAACCGCACATAAGCTTCTTGAAGATTTGCTGTCAGCAGAGTCAAAGGCGGGGCGGGTGCGTAACGGCAGTGGAGGCTATACGGCAAGGACGATAGACATCGACATCATTTCGTTTAATAATGAAGTGATACGCGAAGAAGGCCTCACAGTGCCACACCCGCGAATGCAGGATCGTAATTTTGTACTGGTGCCGCTGGCCGAGATTGGGCCTGAATGGCAACACCCTGTGTTGAAAAAAGACGTAAGGACACTCTTAGCGCAAAGCAGGGATGAGGGCATTTGCAAGTTTGTTTCAAAACTTGATGTACAGCTTGATAAGTACCGGCTAAATAAATTCAATTATGTTGCCATTGAAGGGAATATTGGTGCCGGAAAAACAACACTGGCTGGTAAGTTAAGCGAAGATTTTAACGCAAAGCTGGTATTGGAGCGTTTTGCTGATAACCCCTTCCTGCCAAAGTTTTATGCCGACCAGCCACGGTATGCGTTCTCGCTGGAGATGTCTTTTCTGGCTGACCGTTACCAACAGCTTAGCGATGACCTGTCTCAGTTTGATCTTTTCAGGGACTTTGTAGTAGCCGATTACCACATTTTTAAATCGCTTATATTTTCTAAAGTCACACTTAGTGAAGATGAGTATCGCCTGTACCGCAAGCTGTTTGACATCATCTACAAGGAAATGCCTAAGCCGGATATATACGTATACTTATACCAGAATACCGAAACATTGCTGCAACACATAAAACAGCGTGGCCGTGAATACGAGCAGGACATACAGCCGGAATACCTTGAAAAGATAAATCGTGGTTATCTGGATTATATCAAGTCACAGCCCGGCCTGGATGTTTTGGTATTAGATGTATCTGAACGGGATTTTGTTGAAAACCAGGAAGACTACGTCTGGATACTTGACGAGATACATCGCTTTAATAATTACTAGATATTCTCGTTAACGAATGAGTGAGAAATGCCCCTTTATTTCAGGTAAACTATCGTCAAGCTTTATAACATACCAGTAATCTGAGGCGGGGAGATTCCTGTTTTCAAAAGTGCCATCCCAGTATGGCCTGCTTCTGGTAAGCTGTATTAGCAATTTGCCGTAACGGTCAAATATACTAACCTTAACCTTCGGGTACAGTGTCATACCTTGTATTGTAAAAAGGTCATTCACATTATCATTGTTTGGCGTAAAGAATCCCGGCACTACAAACACTATGAAATTGCCTGTTACAGTACCGCAATCATGACGTTCTTTTACAGTTACTGTTCCCTGCCCTGCCGGTACGTCAGTAAAAATATTTGACGTTTGAAAGTTCACCCCGTCAAGCGAGAAGCGGTAATCCTCAACATTAGTATTGGCAATGTTTATTGCTACGGTAGTGCCATCCACATTAATCGAAGAGATTACGGGCGCCAGCCTTTCAATTACTGTAAATGTTTTAGTGGCTGAACAGTTTTGCGCGTTAGTTAGTACTACGCTATAAGTTCCTCCTGTTGAAACAGTAATTGTTTGCGTAGCCTGGTTGTTTAGTGACCATACGTAAGTAAGTCCCGCAACGCCCGCATCAAGCGTAACACTATCTCCCTGACAAATATAAATCGTTTCCGGGTCTG
This genomic interval carries:
- a CDS encoding AsmA family protein; this translates as MVKKILKWTGITLLVLIILLAVTPFLFKDKIKSMIAKAINEQVDATVAFEDVSLSLFKSFPQANVTIDKLSIINKAPFAGDTLVYMGEMNLKMSVKELFKGESEPMNLESFTTKNGVVNILFNKDGLGNFDIALKDQPEEPGSGESKPFALNVQNYAVENLRFKYYDERSKMKVVIDSLNHEGKGNFAASKLDLDTHTTAKLTMDMDKTNYMRNVVLKLDAVLGLDLDKGIYTFKDNKAMINQLPLEFNGSLGLLEAGQQFDLTFKTPTSSFKNFLGLIPEAYSGSIANVKTEGDFTINGKVNGMMTETTVPKFNIAIASNNASFKYPDLPKSINNIVIDTKIINESGVMNDTYVNLDKLSFRIDQDVFDASANIKNVVENPLVDAKLKGTINLNNFAKAYPVKLDVPLSGMLKADVETKFDMQAVEKEQYEKIDNRGSMSLSGFTYSGEGMAKPVVINNASVRFNPSRVTLEQFNAKTGSSDIALTGTLDNFYGFIFKDQVLKGNFNMNANQLIVADFMAPETAKTTTKTGDGEKKTTTVKKSDAVKIPAFLDCTITAKANTVVYDNLNLKDVSGRMIIRDEAVKLENLKTSIFGGLISASGNVSTKGKTPTFSMDLSLNKVDINQSFTQLDMLKSIAPIADVINGKLTSTINVAGNLDAKEMTPDLNSLTGNLLGQLLSTTVNEKNSKLLNSLDSHLKFIDLSKLNLNDLKAALTFKDGKVNIAPFNLKYQDIAIKVGGQHGFDQSMNYNINFDVPAKYLGSDVNKLLNSLSPGEASKISVPVNAILTGTFKNPKISTDVSQTVTNLTTQLVKQQKDKYVKQGASALENLIKGNKSGSNNQSQTTDTTKTAIPKTNQEAKKQAEEALKNTVNKSVRDLFKKKEKKEE
- the folK gene encoding 2-amino-4-hydroxy-6-hydroxymethyldihydropteridine diphosphokinase is translated as MKFQSTAHLSLGSNRGNRQQQLADCVDYIHNHVATVVKVSGIYSSPAWGFESDEFYNCAITIHTFKTAHKLLEDLLSAESKAGRVRNGSGGYTARTIDIDIISFNNEVIREEGLTVPHPRMQDRNFVLVPLAEIGPEWQHPVLKKDVRTLLAQSRDEGICKFVSKLDVQLDKYRLNKFNYVAIEGNIGAGKTTLAGKLSEDFNAKLVLERFADNPFLPKFYADQPRYAFSLEMSFLADRYQQLSDDLSQFDLFRDFVVADYHIFKSLIFSKVTLSEDEYRLYRKLFDIIYKEMPKPDIYVYLYQNTETLLQHIKQRGREYEQDIQPEYLEKINRGYLDYIKSQPGLDVLVLDVSERDFVENQEDYVWILDEIHRFNNY